The sequence below is a genomic window from Thermus thermamylovorans.
TCCGTCCGGAAGACCCCCTTGTCCACCCCCTCCTGGACCACCCCCTGCACCCCCTCCTCGTAGCGGCGCCTTAAGGCCCTGGCCTCTTTGAGGAAGGGGGGGGAGAGGTGCTTCCACTCGTGGAAGAAGACCGTGGCCCGGGGAAGCTCCTCGGCAATGACCCGGAGGTGGCCTCTGACCAGGGCCCGTATCTTGGCCACGGGGTCGCCCTCGAGGCCCTCTAGCACCCCCAGGAAGCGGGCCGCCGCCTGGCGCACCACCTCGATGAGGAGCTCCTCCTTGGAGGCGATGTGGGCGTAGAGGCTTCCCCCCTGGAGGTTCAGGTGCCGGGCCAGCTCCCGCATGCTGGTGGCGTGGTAGCCCCGCTGGCTGAAAAGCTGGCCTGCTATGTGGAGGATCTCGTCCCGGCGCTCCATGGCTAACGGTCGTTTGTTAGGTTAGCACAAACGAGGGGAAGGGACAAGTGTCCCGCGTCACCATTAAAGGGTTCCCGCTTCC
It includes:
- a CDS encoding TetR/AcrR family transcriptional regulator; its protein translation is MERRDEILHIAGQLFSQRGYHATSMRELARHLNLQGGSLYAHIASKEELLIEVVRQAAARFLGVLEGLEGDPVAKIRALVRGHLRVIAEELPRATVFFHEWKHLSPPFLKEARALRRRYEEGVQGVVQEGVDKGVFRTESARLATLFLLSALNWTYQWYRPEGPLSLEEISEQYARLVLRALGVWEGGEDGEA